The Deltaproteobacteria bacterium nucleotide sequence AGCGCTCTGCCGTTGAGTTCATAGCGCAAACCGAAGGGGACCATGATCGCGCCGACTTTACGCCAGTCGCTGAAGCGTAGGAGGTAGTTACTGTCGCCCTCCAACGGATCGTCTTCGAGAATATTCACCTGGGTCGGTAGGTGAGTCTTGGTGTCGAGATAAATGTGAAACTCATCGCCGTTTTCGGTGAAGCTCAACACGCGATTGTTCGCGCCGCCGACTTCGGCGTCGGCGAGCCGGCGGAGATTTTTCTGGCGTGACGCGGTGAGCAAGATTGCAATCGGCGCGCGTTTCTCTTCTCGCAAGCGCGTGGCCAGGCGACCGGGGTGCATGCGGCTGGTCTTGCCGGTTTTGTCATCGCCTTCGCGCAGCAGGCCGATGTTGCCGTCGATCACTTCCAGATAACGAATCGATAGGTTGCGCGCCGAATTGCCGCCGTCCCATTCGATGCGCAGCCGTGGTTGGATCAGATCGCGGGTCAACGTATAGCGAAAGGTGCTGACCTGGCGCGTCGGGCCGAGGGGCTGGGGCGTCGACGATGAGTCGAACTGCTTGCCTTCGCTTTCGACCATTTCGTTTTTCAACGCCCGCAGTGCGTTCATTCCGCCCATGGCAGTGGCAGATTGGTCGAGCAGCGTTTTCGCCGATTGAGCGTGCGTGTTGGCCACGCCAAGGAGCAGCAAAGTTACTATTGCGATGCCGGTTGTGAAGATTTTTTTAATGATTGTTTCAGCCTCCAATTTTTTGCGCCTTTTGCGGTTAATGATCCGTAGGTCCGAGGGCGCGATGAATCGCGCCCCTGCAATTCGTTGGTCCCCTTACGGTAACTGATCGAGTTTGCGTTTTAACACTCCGTCGCTGTTTAGTTCGGCATTAAAATCGTAAAGCGAACCTTCCCATGATCTGTACATGGGATTGGGTAGCATAAACCATTTCGTGCCCCATTCGCTGCGCTGCAACGCGGCTTGCCGGCGTGCGATGGGCGCGCTGCGGTATTCGGCGATGAAGTCGGCCAAGTCGTCGCCGAACAGCATCAGTACTCGGTGTGACTGGGCGATAAAACTTTGCCGGCTGGTTTTGTCGGCGTTCCATTCCGGCCGTTCGTTGCGGCTGAGCACGGTGTCGAGTTGGTCCGATAATTTAATGCCGATGGTCGTGAGATTTGCCCTGGTGATCGGCTCGGTGGCGAAGTCGCGATTGGTGACGAAGAAGACCGTGACGCCGCGGGATTGGGCATAATGGATAAACTCAACGGCGCCGGGCACGGCGCCGGTTTCGTTGCGCAGTTGCCAGTCGCGCCAATGGCCGCTGCTGAAGCGCTCGCGATTTTTCACCATCGAGCTTTGAAATGTTCCCGTGTCAATGACGGTTTCGTCTACATCCATAATGACCGCCGGCGGGAGATTCTGAAAGTTTCCTTTTTGGTCCGGCAGTGCGGTCCACTGGCGGTCGGCCAGGGCGCGGTCGAGATGCATTCTTGCCGTGGCGTAAATCGATTGGGCCAAGACTCGGTATTCCGCCGAAGTCGTTTGCCACAGCACCGCGTCGAGGCGGGCGTCGCTCGATGGCAGCGGATCTCGTGGGCGCGAAGAAGGGGATGGGGCCGCGCAGCCAGCTAGAGTTACGGCTGCGAACACAAGGAACGGCCGGACGAAGTTGCGCCGGTGTTTAGCATTAAAAGTTCGTCGTGACATTTTTTTATTTCAACGGTAGCGTCCGATCGACGTGGCGTTCGAGCCAATCGGCGATCAGTTTGGCGATCTCCAAACTATTTTTCTCCAGCATCATCATGTGGCCGGTGCCGCGGATACCGTAGTCTTCCAAACGCACATACTGATTGGCAACCCCGGCTCGAGTCAGATATTTGCCGGTGCAGTGATCCCACGGCGAGTGGAAGGAAGCTTCGCCGGAGACGATCAAGACTGGGACGTTGAGCAGGTTTACGAGCTTGCGCGGCGGCGCGCTTTGCAGATAGCAGCGCGTCACGTCGGCACGGTCGGCTTTGGCTTCGAGCAGGGGTTTTAGCTCGGCGGGATCCTTTATCGGTGGATCGTAGGCGATCGGTAGTCGCGTGATGCCATACGGTTTATCCAAGGCCGCCGAGTAACGAAACCATTCGGGCGGGCCGATCAAATCCAAATTGCGAAAGGGCGGACTGCTGGGCTCGATGCCGACGACGCCTTTGACGAGACCGGGCCGGGCATCGGCGATCAACCAACCCGACGTGCCCGACATCGAATGGGTGAGAATAATCGCCGAGCCGATCTTGTCGAGCAACGCGGCGACAGCCGCCTGATTTAATTTTTCGCTGACGCCGCCGTTGGTGATGCCGGAAACTTGCGAGGCGAAAAATTGATCGAAAGCCGGATCGCCGCGTTTGCCGCTGCCCGGCCATTGGCTGTGCAGGCGCGACTGCGGGTAGCGATTTTGTTCTTTCGGCGCGGTGAAGCGTTGTTCGACGCTGCTACTCGCGCGGGCGCCCGGCGCCAGCGGGCCGTAAACTTCCGGCTGATAAGGCGAACGGGCGCGGCCGGGTTGGTCGACTAAGTAGACGCTAAACCCGTCACGCAGAAAAAATGTCGCCCATCCCTCGCGGCCGTCCGGTGTGCTTTCGAAGTTGTTGGCGGTCTGACCGCCGCCGTGAATCAAGACGATCGGATAGGGATGTTTTTTCTCGTAAGGGATCTGATAGTGCACGTACATCTGATCGGCCATGATGTGGCCGTTGTTGGCCACTGCTACGTAACGGCCGCCGACGAAAAAGAATCCTTGATCGGCGATGGTGATCGGCCCGCGCGCGGTGATCGCGCTGCCGCAACCGAGGCCGAATAGAGCCAGTGAAATTCCCCAAGCTAGATTTTTCAGAGCATGCGTTGTCTGCATGTAGTTTCCCTTTCCATGTCGGGCTTCGTTGATCAATAATTTTTCGCGTGCCGTTCGACTTCGGGAATCACTTCTTGGCAAATCAAATCGATCGCTTCATGCCAATCGGGGCCGAGCGGCGAGGCGATGTCGACGATGTCGAAGCCATAGGGCTTCGCGGCACGCAGCATCTCGTCGATGCCGGCGATGACTTCAACCGGTGTGCCGGCGATGACCGTGCCGACTTCGGCGAGCAGGTCGTCGCCGATCAAATCCATCATCTCATCCACCGAGCGGCCCGCGTTATGCGCTGCTTCAACGGCTTTCGTGACTTCCGCCGGCACCGGCAGTTTTAACATGCGCTGCTTGAGCATGTGGCCTTGGATCAAGTGTCGTGGCAACGTCAATATGTCATGTTAACAGCAACGCGATTATGTCAGGGTAGTGCGTTGGGTTGAGGTCGTAAGTTAGAAACCTGGCCATAGCGGAACCCCACCTTGTTGGAGTTGGTTCGATATAGGCCAAGTGTGTGCGTCG carries:
- a CDS encoding 5-nucleotide phosphatase, translated to MSRRTFNAKHRRNFVRPFLVFAAVTLAGCAAPSPSSRPRDPLPSSDARLDAVLWQTTSAEYRVLAQSIYATARMHLDRALADRQWTALPDQKGNFQNLPPAVIMDVDETVIDTGTFQSSMVKNRERFSSGHWRDWQLRNETGAVPGAVEFIHYAQSRGVTVFFVTNRDFATEPITRANLTTIGIKLSDQLDTVLSRNERPEWNADKTSRQSFIAQSHRVLMLFGDDLADFIAEYRSAPIARRQAALQRSEWGTKWFMLPNPMYRSWEGSLYDFNAELNSDGVLKRKLDQLP
- a CDS encoding alpha/beta fold hydrolase, which encodes MQTTHALKNLAWGISLALFGLGCGSAITARGPITIADQGFFFVGGRYVAVANNGHIMADQMYVHYQIPYEKKHPYPIVLIHGGGQTANNFESTPDGREGWATFFLRDGFSVYLVDQPGRARSPYQPEVYGPLAPGARASSSVEQRFTAPKEQNRYPQSRLHSQWPGSGKRGDPAFDQFFASQVSGITNGGVSEKLNQAAVAALLDKIGSAIILTHSMSGTSGWLIADARPGLVKGVVGIEPSSPPFRNLDLIGPPEWFRYSAALDKPYGITRLPIAYDPPIKDPAELKPLLEAKADRADVTRCYLQSAPPRKLVNLLNVPVLIVSGEASFHSPWDHCTGKYLTRAGVANQYVRLEDYGIRGTGHMMMLEKNSLEIAKLIADWLERHVDRTLPLK